A genomic stretch from Moraxella nasicaprae includes:
- the hisIE gene encoding bifunctional phosphoribosyl-AMP cyclohydrolase/phosphoribosyl-ATP diphosphatase HisIE translates to MTMSNTTNQHWLDAIKFNADGLVPTIAQDHQTGQILMMAWQNREALLLTKQTGTAVYFSRSRGKLWHKGESSGHTQLVHDIFTDCDGDTVILSITQLGGIACHTGRQSCFYQRLDDDGQWQINQAVIKDPAQIYTADNQVAKSNHHAMVSVLTTLHQTLQERKTADKDTSYVASLYHKGINKILEKVGEEAVESIIAAKELQLIKATNGKDLAQKQHDFVYEVADTWFHQMVALSALDLSVFDVIDELARRVGISGIDEKNSRTQ, encoded by the coding sequence ATGACGATGTCCAACACCACCAACCAACATTGGCTTGATGCCATCAAATTTAACGCAGACGGCTTAGTGCCGACCATTGCCCAAGACCATCAAACAGGACAGATTTTGATGATGGCTTGGCAAAATCGTGAAGCCTTATTATTGACCAAACAAACAGGCACGGCGGTTTATTTTTCTCGTTCTCGTGGCAAACTGTGGCACAAAGGGGAAAGCTCTGGACATACTCAGCTTGTGCATGATATTTTTACCGATTGCGATGGCGACACGGTCATCTTATCCATCACTCAGCTTGGTGGCATCGCTTGTCATACAGGTCGTCAGTCCTGTTTTTATCAAAGACTTGACGATGATGGGCAATGGCAAATCAATCAGGCGGTCATCAAAGACCCTGCCCAAATCTACACAGCAGACAACCAAGTCGCCAAATCAAACCATCATGCAATGGTCAGCGTATTGACCACACTTCACCAAACACTGCAAGAACGAAAAACTGCCGACAAAGACACCTCCTATGTGGCAAGCCTATATCACAAAGGCATCAACAAAATCTTAGAAAAAGTGGGCGAGGAAGCGGTCGAATCCATCATCGCTGCCAAAGAATTGCAGCTAATCAAAGCAACCAATGGCAAGGATTTGGCACAAAAACAACATGATTTTGTCTATGAAGTGGCGGACACTTGGTTTCATCAGATGGTGGCGTTGTCAGCATTAGATTTGTCAGTGTTTGATGTCATTGATGAGCTGGCTCGTCGTGTCGGGATTAGCGGTATTGACGAAAAAAACAGTCGCACCCAATGA
- the tatA gene encoding Sec-independent protein translocase subunit TatA, with translation MGTFSITHWLILLVVVVVVFGTSKLRNAGKDLGQAVKGFKDAVKDGENGDTKTLDNQPKVIVAEKVEINKDNT, from the coding sequence ATGGGTACATTTTCTATCACACATTGGCTGATTTTGTTGGTGGTGGTTGTGGTTGTGTTTGGCACAAGCAAACTACGCAACGCTGGCAAAGACTTAGGTCAAGCGGTCAAAGGCTTTAAAGATGCCGTCAAAGATGGCGAAAATGGCGACACCAAAACGCTGGACAATCAACCCAAAGTGATTGTTGCCGAAAAAGTAGAAATCAACAAAGATAACACCTAA
- the lptF gene encoding LPS export ABC transporter permease LptF yields MIICFSACHRDEAVILRRYMTSQVAMTTALVLGFLVVMLLGGRLIRYFGMAAEGGLDVSVLFTLIGYNLPYFLELILPLSFFIGLMLVLGRMYSDHEMAVINGAGISRGRLARLLAPLILLLMLFEAWTTLIAKPWGMERATNIWQEQSVTKIFEMIRPKEFISSGDYHLYVGQVGANRESLNEVIVIQTNVKPDTDAAIHNQVAIDQQDLQKIPEKFISSQDTLIFAKSATQVDTNDGTIALDLHQGRRYEVNPMSKKYSQIGFERYRITLSAAQKSEERSMRIEGVSTAQLFEVLSGNAKRDNVNEVLAEIGYRFSLPWLIILAVMLAVPLSYVRPRQGRWLKLIPAIFIFVANVLVLISLKESITKGKLSIWTYPVAVVSLLAFALYLNYHQTIVARLRLKRHSEQSS; encoded by the coding sequence ATGATAATCTGTTTTAGTGCTTGCCATAGAGATGAAGCTGTGATTTTACGCCGATACATGACCAGTCAAGTTGCGATGACCACCGCCTTAGTATTAGGGTTTTTGGTGGTGATGTTGCTTGGTGGGCGATTGATTCGCTATTTTGGTATGGCGGCAGAGGGAGGTCTTGATGTGAGCGTGCTGTTTACGCTGATTGGTTATAATCTGCCCTATTTTTTGGAGCTGATTTTACCGCTGTCGTTTTTTATTGGCTTGATGCTGGTGCTTGGCAGAATGTATTCGGACCATGAGATGGCAGTCATCAATGGTGCAGGCATCAGTCGTGGCAGATTGGCAAGACTGCTTGCACCGCTCATACTGCTACTCATGCTGTTTGAGGCGTGGACAACTTTGATTGCCAAGCCTTGGGGCATGGAGAGGGCGACCAACATCTGGCAAGAGCAATCGGTGACAAAGATTTTTGAGATGATTCGTCCAAAAGAATTCATCAGTAGTGGCGATTATCATCTGTATGTGGGGCAAGTGGGTGCAAATCGAGAATCACTCAATGAGGTCATTGTCATTCAGACGAATGTCAAGCCAGACACTGACGCCGCCATTCACAACCAAGTGGCAATCGACCAGCAGGATTTGCAAAAAATCCCCGAAAAATTCATCAGCAGTCAAGATACCTTGATTTTTGCCAAATCAGCCACGCAGGTGGATACCAATGATGGGACGATTGCCTTAGATTTGCATCAAGGTCGTCGCTATGAAGTCAATCCGATGAGCAAGAAATACAGTCAGATTGGCTTTGAACGCTATCGTATCACGCTGTCAGCCGCCCAAAAAAGTGAAGAACGCTCAATGCGTATTGAGGGCGTGAGTACCGCTCAGCTGTTTGAGGTGCTGTCTGGCAACGCCAAGCGAGATAATGTCAATGAAGTATTGGCGGAGATTGGTTATCGGTTTAGTTTACCGTGGTTGATTATTTTGGCGGTGATGCTGGCTGTGCCGTTGTCTTATGTGCGTCCACGACAGGGCAGGTGGCTAAAACTGATTCCAGCGATTTTTATTTTTGTGGCAAATGTGTTGGTGCTCATTTCCCTCAAAGAAAGCATCACCAAAGGCAAATTGTCCATCTGGACTTATCCTGTGGCAGTCGTATCATTGCTGGCGTTTGCCTTGTATCTAAATTATCATCAAACTATTGTGGCACGATTACGCCTAAAACGCCATAGCGAGCAATCATCATGA
- the lptG gene encoding LPS export ABC transporter permease LptG, with translation MKSYILPRYVIRSALLAMLGAVVGLWLLQMIFAYLAELENINDSYTLGDALWFIFYRSPYFLVQFIPTGALLGAVIGLGLLANNSELVIMRAAGISLYRIIGWAMLPALLFVAISLGVNQFALPIANQYAHAIKSDTAKNRLVTINGYWSVTDEETGKKITYINYADSDGKLGQIKQYQLLDSNLTHAIQAGKGIYQPDNQQDGRYVWQLSDIDEIAINAQGVQKNHTVSRSLTLPIAPNDVHLLTKEPEDLSLTDLYAHGKLMKHQESRSIRHELAFWQKLLSPFAVLSLVLVASSFVFGSLRSQGLGIRVVLALLTGLLFSYLTDLTGFVALATGFSPLVMAILPIIISLLAGVYLLEKKSK, from the coding sequence ATGAAGTCGTATATTTTACCCAGATATGTCATTCGCTCGGCACTACTGGCGATGCTGGGTGCAGTGGTTGGCTTATGGCTGCTACAAATGATTTTTGCTTATTTGGCAGAGCTTGAAAATATCAATGATAGCTATACTTTGGGCGATGCGTTGTGGTTTATTTTCTATCGTTCCCCGTATTTTTTGGTGCAGTTTATCCCAACAGGTGCATTATTGGGTGCGGTCATTGGCTTAGGATTGCTTGCCAATAATAGCGAGCTGGTCATCATGCGTGCAGCTGGCATCAGCTTGTATCGCATCATCGGTTGGGCGATGTTGCCAGCCTTGTTATTCGTTGCCATTTCATTGGGGGTGAATCAGTTTGCCTTACCCATCGCCAATCAGTATGCTCACGCCATTAAGTCGGATACCGCCAAAAATCGTCTGGTTACCATCAATGGTTATTGGTCGGTTACTGATGAGGAGACTGGCAAAAAAATCACTTACATCAATTATGCTGACAGCGATGGTAAATTGGGACAAATCAAGCAATATCAGCTTTTGGACAGCAACTTGACGCACGCCATACAAGCAGGCAAGGGCATTTATCAGCCAGACAATCAGCAAGATGGACGCTATGTGTGGCAATTATCTGACATTGATGAGATTGCCATCAATGCACAAGGCGTGCAAAAAAATCATACCGTTAGTCGTTCTTTGACTTTGCCAATCGCACCAAATGATGTACATCTTTTGACCAAAGAGCCAGAGGATTTGTCCCTGACGGATTTGTATGCACATGGCAAATTGATGAAACATCAAGAATCTCGTTCCATTCGTCATGAATTGGCATTTTGGCAAAAATTACTCTCGCCATTTGCCGTATTGTCGTTGGTGCTGGTGGCGTCATCTTTTGTGTTTGGGTCGCTGCGTTCTCAGGGTCTGGGCATTCGTGTGGTGTTGGCACTATTGACGGGACTGTTGTTTAGTTATCTGACCGATTTGACAGGATTTGTCGCACTTGCCACAGGGTTTTCGCCTTTGGTGATGGCGATTTTGCCAATCATCATCAGTTTGCTGGCGGGTGTTTATTTACTTGAAAAGAAATCCAAATAA
- a CDS encoding leucyl aminopeptidase: protein MPTSNIALAVQAKLTLKKASKTNPLPLIVLFATDKGEILGNLEHAEYIDRAGALIKQANFKGGLGETVTDYALHATDFPAVTIIGTGSLNKLADNIAKVAKATYQAIKNNKSAAILWGDTICQRHFTQFVIALLDGAYRFERHKAKPKDADAITNITIISNKDEQQDYDAALAFAIATDSGIVQAKDVANEAPNILTPSQLAKAAKQLGKDFADSIDVTVLGEKDMEKLGMGCFLSVSQGSDQEGKLAVIEYYGKSGKGKKAKLDNPIALVGKGLTFDSGGISIKPSAGMEEMKFDMGGAAAVLGAMRAAATAGLELDIVAVLACAENMPSGSSVRPSDIVTAMNGLTVEVLNTDAEGRLVLCDALCYVQENYTPKAIIDVATLTGACVVALGSHRSGLYSNDEDTLFALENAGEFINDLAWHMPLDAAYDELINSNIADIQNIGGPKGGSITAACFLQRFIKEGQAWAHLDIAGTAWISGKDKTSTGRPVALLTQYLRSQAK, encoded by the coding sequence ATGCCGACATCAAACATCGCTTTGGCAGTACAAGCCAAGCTGACACTCAAAAAAGCCAGCAAAACCAATCCACTACCTTTGATTGTTCTGTTCGCCACCGACAAAGGTGAAATTTTGGGCAATCTTGAACACGCTGAGTACATCGACCGTGCTGGTGCGTTGATTAAACAAGCCAATTTTAAAGGCGGCTTGGGCGAAACCGTGACTGACTACGCCCTACACGCCACCGACTTTCCAGCAGTGACCATCATCGGTACAGGCAGTCTAAACAAACTGGCTGACAACATCGCCAAAGTCGCCAAAGCCACTTATCAAGCCATCAAAAATAACAAATCTGCCGCCATCTTGTGGGGCGACACCATCTGCCAAAGACACTTCACGCAGTTTGTCATCGCACTATTGGACGGTGCGTATCGTTTTGAACGCCATAAAGCTAAGCCAAAAGACGCTGATGCCATCACCAACATCACCATCATCTCCAATAAAGACGAACAGCAAGACTACGATGCCGCTCTTGCTTTTGCCATCGCTACTGACAGCGGTATTGTACAAGCCAAAGATGTCGCCAATGAAGCACCAAACATTCTGACTCCAAGCCAGCTTGCCAAAGCCGCCAAACAACTTGGCAAAGACTTTGCCGATAGCATTGATGTGACCGTGCTTGGCGAAAAAGACATGGAAAAATTGGGCATGGGCTGCTTCTTATCTGTGTCACAAGGCTCTGACCAAGAAGGCAAACTTGCCGTCATCGAATACTATGGCAAATCAGGCAAAGGCAAAAAAGCCAAACTGGACAACCCTATCGCCCTAGTTGGCAAAGGCTTGACTTTTGACAGTGGTGGCATTTCCATCAAGCCATCAGCAGGCATGGAAGAGATGAAGTTTGACATGGGTGGTGCAGCGGCCGTGCTGGGTGCAATGCGTGCAGCAGCAACCGCTGGCTTGGAACTGGACATCGTGGCGGTGCTTGCTTGTGCTGAAAATATGCCATCGGGCAGCTCAGTGCGTCCAAGCGACATCGTGACAGCGATGAACGGTCTGACCGTAGAAGTGCTAAACACCGATGCTGAGGGTCGTCTGGTATTGTGCGATGCTCTATGCTATGTCCAAGAAAACTATACCCCAAAAGCCATCATTGATGTGGCAACCTTGACAGGGGCTTGTGTTGTTGCACTAGGCTCACACCGCTCAGGTCTATACAGCAATGATGAAGACACTCTATTTGCCTTAGAAAATGCTGGCGAATTCATCAATGACCTAGCATGGCACATGCCGCTTGATGCCGCCTATGATGAACTGATTAACTCAAACATCGCAGACATTCAAAACATCGGTGGCCCTAAGGGCGGTTCTATCACCGCAGCCTGCTTCTTGCAACGCTTCATCAAAGAAGGTCAGGCATGGGCTCACTTGGACATCGCTGGCACAGCTTGGATTAGCGGTAAGGACAAAACCTCAACAGGTCGTCCTGTGGCACTTTTGACACAATATCTACGCAGTCAAGCCAAATAA
- the tatB gene encoding Sec-independent protein translocase protein TatB: protein MNLGFFELALFGIIALVVLGPEKLPIAARTIGKWYGMFRRASTRLQSEITSELQLLEAQEQLKVELAKIKESESAMKAQMTQLQQSLNQTQKQLQDSVWLDESGNKEEKSAWQLIAESADDTTQHHQDFHQQAATENALNIPLVNRWFLLGDYDKKRRLPSAPFMPNYVADPLLHQSSS, encoded by the coding sequence ATGAATCTTGGTTTTTTTGAACTGGCGCTATTTGGCATCATCGCCTTAGTCGTACTTGGCCCTGAAAAACTGCCCATCGCTGCTCGCACCATTGGCAAATGGTACGGTATGTTTCGCCGTGCCAGCACTCGCCTGCAATCTGAAATTACCAGCGAGTTGCAGCTACTAGAAGCCCAAGAACAGCTCAAAGTAGAACTTGCCAAAATCAAAGAATCTGAGTCAGCGATGAAAGCACAAATGACTCAATTACAGCAGTCACTCAATCAGACCCAAAAACAGCTACAAGACAGCGTCTGGCTTGATGAATCTGGCAATAAAGAAGAAAAGAGTGCTTGGCAACTCATTGCTGAATCTGCCGATGATACCACGCAACATCATCAGGACTTTCACCAGCAAGCTGCAACTGAGAATGCCTTGAACATACCGTTGGTCAATCGCTGGTTTTTGCTTGGCGATTACGACAAAAAACGCCGTCTGCCGTCTGCTCCATTCATGCCAAATTATGTCGCTGACCCCTTATTACATCAGAGTTCATCATGA
- the pheS gene encoding phenylalanine--tRNA ligase subunit alpha — MLTQFGDQAILLINTASDEKTLQEFRVQLTGKKAVLTALSKQMGSLDAEQKKQYGAYLHELRTRIGAALDEKSAQLAAAALNAKLASEQIDITLPARGIAKGTLHPITQTTERMRQFFVQAGFSVATGPEVESDYYNFEALNIPDHHPARAMHDTFYFDAHYLLRTHTSSVQIRTMEQSEPPIRIICPGRVYRCDSDQTHSPMFHQMEGLMISKSSNFAELKGLIHEFLDAFFGKKMTVRFRPSFFPFTEPSAEVDILSDNGKWLEVLGCGMVHPQVLRNCGINPDEYTGFAFGLGIERFAMLYYGIDDLRLFFQNDLRFLKQFG; from the coding sequence ATGCTGACACAGTTTGGCGATCAGGCGATTTTGCTCATCAATACCGCCAGCGATGAAAAAACTTTGCAAGAATTTCGTGTGCAACTGACTGGCAAAAAAGCGGTTTTGACCGCTTTGTCCAAGCAAATGGGCAGTCTTGATGCTGAACAAAAAAAGCAGTACGGTGCCTACTTGCACGAGCTTCGCACACGCATTGGTGCAGCACTTGATGAAAAATCAGCACAGCTTGCCGCTGCTGCGTTGAATGCCAAACTTGCCAGCGAACAAATCGACATCACACTGCCTGCTCGTGGTATCGCCAAAGGAACATTACACCCCATCACGCAGACCACCGAGCGTATGCGTCAGTTCTTTGTGCAAGCAGGGTTTAGCGTGGCGACAGGTCCTGAGGTTGAGAGCGATTATTATAATTTTGAGGCACTAAATATCCCAGACCATCACCCAGCTCGTGCCATGCATGATACTTTTTATTTTGATGCTCATTATTTGTTGCGTACGCACACCAGCAGCGTGCAGATTCGCACGATGGAACAAAGTGAACCGCCAATTCGTATCATCTGCCCTGGTCGAGTTTATCGCTGCGATAGCGACCAAACGCATTCGCCCATGTTTCATCAGATGGAGGGTTTGATGATTAGTAAATCTTCAAATTTTGCTGAGCTTAAAGGGCTGATTCATGAATTTTTGGACGCATTTTTCGGTAAAAAAATGACCGTGCGTTTTCGTCCCAGCTTTTTCCCATTCACTGAACCATCGGCTGAGGTGGATATTTTGTCCGACAATGGCAAATGGCTAGAAGTGCTTGGTTGTGGCATGGTACACCCACAAGTGCTGCGTAATTGTGGCATCAATCCTGATGAATATACAGGATTTGCTTTTGGATTGGGTATTGAGCGATTTGCCATGTTGTATTATGGCATTGATGATTTGCGTTTATTCTTCCAAAATGATTTAAGATTTTTAAAACAATTTGGTTAA
- the rpmI gene encoding 50S ribosomal protein L35, translated as MMKLKTKRGAAKRFKKTANGFKRKQAFKRHILTKKSPKRIRQLRGCVMVHASDVASIRRMCPYI; from the coding sequence ATTATGAAACTAAAAACCAAACGCGGTGCCGCTAAGCGTTTCAAAAAAACCGCAAATGGCTTCAAGCGTAAGCAAGCATTCAAGCGTCACATTTTGACCAAAAAATCTCCAAAGCGTATCCGCCAACTTCGTGGTTGCGTGATGGTTCATGCGTCTGACGTTGCGTCAATCCGCCGTATGTGCCCATACATCTAA
- the tatC gene encoding twin-arginine translocase subunit TatC, giving the protein MTAQHEQDMPLMSHFVELRSRLIRIFIAVIAVFLALVGFSRQLYDYISNPLVALLPSEASIIATDVTSGFLAPIKLTFFVALFVSVPFILAQIWGFVAPGLYKHEKKIALPLLLSAIVLFYVGVAFAYFVVLVPALKFFVMFSPDNVLPMTDIDSYLSFVVKLFLVFGVMFEIPVATLILVIMRLVSVQSLAAKRRYIIVGCFAIAAIVTPPDGASMVMLAVPMVLLFEFGLLMAKLLIKEAHTDQTPALHE; this is encoded by the coding sequence ATGACCGCACAGCACGAACAAGACATGCCTTTGATGTCGCATTTTGTGGAATTACGCAGCCGACTGATTCGCATCTTTATTGCCGTCATTGCGGTATTTTTGGCGTTGGTTGGGTTTAGTAGGCAGCTTTATGACTACATATCCAATCCTTTGGTTGCACTACTACCCAGTGAAGCCAGTATCATCGCCACCGATGTTACCTCAGGATTTTTAGCACCGATTAAGCTGACTTTTTTTGTGGCATTATTTGTATCCGTGCCGTTTATTTTGGCTCAAATTTGGGGCTTTGTCGCACCTGGCTTATACAAACACGAAAAAAAGATTGCCTTGCCACTTTTGCTCTCCGCCATCGTCCTGTTCTATGTTGGTGTGGCGTTCGCCTACTTTGTGGTGCTTGTCCCTGCCCTCAAATTTTTTGTGATGTTCTCTCCTGACAATGTTTTGCCAATGACCGACATTGACAGTTATTTAAGTTTTGTGGTGAAGCTATTTTTGGTCTTTGGCGTGATGTTTGAAATCCCTGTTGCCACACTCATTTTGGTCATCATGCGATTGGTCAGCGTGCAAAGTCTGGCCGCCAAACGCCGCTATATCATTGTTGGCTGCTTTGCCATTGCCGCCATCGTCACGCCTCCTGATGGAGCGAGCATGGTGATGCTTGCTGTGCCGATGGTGCTGTTGTTCGAATTTGGGCTGCTGATGGCAAAACTACTGATTAAAGAAGCCCACACCGACCAAACACCCGCCCTGCACGAATGA
- the pheT gene encoding phenylalanine--tRNA ligase subunit beta, which translates to MKISEQWLRQWANPSVDSQTLGEQLTMAGLELDGLEMVAPPFTGVVVGEVIECIQHPDADRLRVTKVNIGTDELLQIVCGAPNVRVGLKVAVATIGAVLPSDDDKGFKIKKGKLRGVESQGMLCGASEIGLVDKIDGLIELPDDAPIGVDVRDYLGLDNQIFEIAITPNRGDCLSVLGLAREIAVINRLPLNRNQVTPVAPSTNQTVGVQVLATQACPRYLAQRIDGIDRTKASPKWLEDALVASGVRTHNFLVDVTNFVLLELGQPLHAFDADKIVGDIVVRQANAGESVELLNEQTITLTGDELVIADDEGILALAGIMGGARSAVSDETTSIALESAHFDQLAIAGRARRFGLHTDASQRFERGVDFELPQLALDRATSLIISVAGGQAGAITTVQTVEQLPKRAIIEVPVAKIDELLGVQIAADEMVDILNRLEIKTTLQNDTLICQAPSHRFDINIAQDIVEEVARIYGYAKIEPRLPSFAVDMSYDDGADLVHHLKLSLVNADYHEAVSFSFSDEKIERLFDEATLGEVLALANPISSDLAVMRRTLLSSLLPIVSYNINRQQSRVRLFETGLSFVGANIKELTQTPSLAIVATGNVTSEQSHANRAMDFYDLKRDIEALLPSTLDGRHIRYERANMAFLHPGQSAVLMVDGETLGWFGQLHPSIAKALDLPVVWVAQLQLDGLVALHRRAVSVSAPSKFPQVRRDLAVLVDTAVSWQELEQQIRQSAGKYLQDTWLFDVYQGDRLPAGKHSLAFAMVFQDDLATLEEEQIKKATDQVLADLAAQYHAHLRD; encoded by the coding sequence ATGAAAATCAGTGAACAATGGCTAAGACAATGGGCAAATCCAAGCGTAGATAGTCAGACGCTTGGCGAGCAACTGACGATGGCAGGTTTGGAGTTGGACGGCTTGGAAATGGTTGCTCCACCGTTCACAGGCGTGGTGGTGGGCGAGGTCATCGAATGTATTCAGCACCCTGACGCTGACCGCCTAAGAGTGACCAAAGTCAATATTGGTACAGACGAATTGCTACAAATCGTCTGTGGTGCTCCTAATGTGCGAGTAGGCTTAAAAGTGGCGGTGGCAACCATTGGTGCGGTATTGCCATCTGATGACGACAAAGGGTTTAAAATCAAAAAAGGCAAGTTGCGTGGTGTCGAAAGTCAAGGCATGCTGTGCGGTGCTTCTGAGATTGGTTTGGTGGATAAAATTGATGGATTGATTGAACTGCCTGACGATGCACCCATTGGCGTTGATGTGCGTGATTATTTGGGGCTGGATAATCAGATTTTTGAGATTGCCATCACGCCAAATCGTGGCGACTGCCTAAGCGTGTTGGGCTTGGCACGAGAGATTGCGGTGATTAACCGTTTGCCATTAAATCGTAACCAAGTCACGCCTGTTGCCCCAAGCACCAATCAGACAGTCGGTGTGCAGGTGCTTGCTACGCAGGCTTGCCCACGCTATTTGGCACAACGCATCGATGGCATTGACCGCACCAAAGCTAGCCCAAAATGGCTAGAAGATGCGTTGGTGGCGTCAGGTGTACGCACGCATAATTTTTTGGTTGATGTGACCAATTTTGTCTTGCTTGAATTAGGTCAGCCTTTGCACGCTTTTGATGCTGATAAGATTGTTGGTGATATCGTGGTGCGTCAAGCCAATGCAGGCGAGAGCGTTGAGCTGCTTAATGAACAAACCATCACATTGACAGGTGATGAGCTAGTCATCGCTGATGATGAAGGCATCTTGGCGTTGGCAGGTATCATGGGTGGTGCTCGTTCTGCCGTCTCTGATGAAACCACCAGCATCGCATTAGAATCAGCTCACTTCGACCAGCTTGCCATCGCAGGGCGAGCCAGACGCTTTGGCTTGCATACTGATGCCAGTCAAAGATTTGAGCGTGGCGTGGATTTTGAATTGCCACAGCTTGCCTTAGACCGTGCTACTTCGTTGATTATCAGCGTGGCAGGTGGACAAGCAGGAGCAATCACAACCGTGCAAACAGTGGAGCAACTGCCAAAACGAGCCATCATAGAAGTGCCTGTGGCAAAGATTGATGAGCTGCTTGGGGTGCAGATTGCTGCTGATGAGATGGTGGACATTCTTAATCGTCTTGAAATCAAGACCACTTTACAAAATGATACCTTGATTTGCCAAGCACCAAGCCATCGTTTTGACATCAATATCGCCCAAGATATTGTCGAAGAAGTGGCACGCATTTACGGCTATGCCAAGATTGAGCCACGCTTGCCAAGTTTTGCGGTGGACATGAGCTATGATGATGGGGCTGACTTGGTGCATCATCTAAAACTATCTTTGGTCAATGCCGATTATCACGAGGCGGTCAGTTTTAGTTTTAGCGATGAAAAAATTGAACGCTTGTTTGATGAGGCGACTTTGGGCGAAGTGTTGGCACTTGCCAACCCTATTTCCAGTGATTTGGCAGTGATGCGTCGTACGCTCTTATCCAGCTTACTGCCCATCGTCAGCTATAACATCAATCGCCAACAAAGCCGTGTTCGACTGTTTGAGACGGGGCTAAGTTTTGTGGGGGCGAACATTAAAGAGCTAACCCAGACGCCAAGCCTTGCCATCGTAGCAACGGGCAATGTGACTTCTGAGCAAAGCCATGCCAACCGTGCGATGGATTTTTATGACCTAAAACGAGACATTGAGGCTTTATTGCCCAGCACACTAGATGGTCGTCATATCCGCTATGAGCGAGCCAATATGGCATTTTTGCACCCTGGACAAAGTGCGGTTTTGATGGTTGATGGTGAGACGCTGGGCTGGTTTGGTCAGTTACACCCAAGCATTGCCAAAGCCCTAGATTTGCCTGTGGTGTGGGTGGCCCAGTTACAGCTTGATGGGTTGGTGGCACTTCATCGCCGTGCGGTGTCAGTGTCTGCTCCAAGCAAGTTTCCTCAGGTTCGCCGTGATTTGGCGGTCTTGGTGGACACAGCAGTGTCTTGGCAGGAATTGGAACAGCAAATTCGTCAGTCTGCGGGCAAGTATCTACAAGATACTTGGCTATTTGATGTCTATCAAGGCGATCGCTTGCCAGCAGGAAAACATTCTTTGGCATTTGCGATGGTTTTCCAAGATGATTTGGCGACTTTGGAAGAAGAACAAATCAAAAAAGCCACCGATCAAGTATTGGCAGATTTGGCAGCACAATATCATGCCCATCTAAGAGATTGA
- the rplT gene encoding 50S ribosomal protein L20, with protein MARVKRGVQANRRHKKVLARAKGYYGARSRVYRVAVQAVMKAGQYAYRDRRNKKRSFRRLWIARINAGARLNGLSYSRLINGLKKANIEIDRRILADIAMHDAAAFTAIAERAKAALA; from the coding sequence ATGGCTCGTGTAAAACGTGGTGTACAAGCTAACCGCCGTCACAAAAAAGTTCTAGCCCGTGCAAAAGGCTACTATGGTGCTCGCTCTCGTGTGTATCGTGTTGCCGTACAAGCGGTAATGAAAGCTGGTCAATATGCTTATCGTGACCGTCGCAACAAAAAGCGTTCTTTCCGCCGTCTGTGGATTGCTCGTATCAACGCTGGTGCTCGCCTAAATGGTTTGTCTTACAGCCGTCTAATCAATGGTCTTAAAAAGGCAAACATTGAGATTGACCGCCGTATTTTGGCTGACATCGCCATGCATGATGCTGCTGCTTTCACTGCAATCGCAGAAAGAGCAAAAGCTGCTTTGGCATAA